One genomic window of Etheostoma spectabile isolate EspeVRDwgs_2016 unplaced genomic scaffold, UIUC_Espe_1.0 scaffold00018458, whole genome shotgun sequence includes the following:
- the LOC116680453 gene encoding E3 ubiquitin-protein ligase SHPRH — protein MSSRRKRAPPVKVDEDAKKRLNWNMLDDRKNEEIQLGEQTPTCSIFPVDPPPSNSFLSTAEGVPEAACSSSSVRFPEEPPGTSADSGSASASLALSVVPALKLGHSWKALIGEFSVRPAWIPSDCELRALVLHRMGEQLRLSYGGCDESSGLQWSAEEDVCTAECSLSGILLEDLDWMQKRKVVQLCHQAKESSVKVGIYLLETGLGKPEYLSEGNARMKKANQLMQKLMEYFYDFIIPEVVENENEEEECDTDLERQNVEELYDFVRHLHQRESQEVTYDVQDNALIPVLRPYQSQAVNWMLKREKYRNTTPKEQILHFLWREVITLCGKKLFYNPFTGCLLREFPLAGVEWPGGILADEMGLGKTVEVLALILFHHRQDLEQEALTLPVGKSVNYFVPPPPLEKKVIRCKSEVQPKMKVSYPTVRVMLLTAIKAMRSGKGASVNAVFTYIRATYGYDLLKNRNHIKKMLVKLIDEGLVDRVKGRGLAGSFKLGKNYKETKKTLTGASKSNSRSAESAPRQIFQRRAKEKAEAALQNSLLTDDLRDQYSPASDCLEPETATKKEWDESLKKKAEDMLDQSRTALQRTQDKSESETQDVPRNDELPEERGESLPLESAETETPTRASVVPFNTPDYRFECICGELGIVDYKARVQCMNCQLWQHADCVNYKEESLETTPFYCPHCLVAMKPVSTGATLIISPSSICHQWVEEINRHIRSSSLRVLVYQGVKKHGFIQPHMLAEQDVVITTYDVLRSELNYVDIPHSNSKDGRRFRNQKRYMAIPSPLVAVEWWRICLDEAQMVECPTAKAAEMALRLASVNRWCVSGTPVQRGLEDLYGLVLFLGVDPYWVKHWWDQLLYRPYRRGNTEPLYNVIAQLLWRSAKKDVIDQIQIPPQTEEVHWLHFSPVEGHFYHRQHEVCSQDALAKLRKISDWSLKLGSLDRRTVHTILGPLLRLRQACCHPQAVRGEFLPLQKSTMTMEELLKSLQKKCRVECEEAHRQLVCALNGLAGIHIIRDEFVEATEMYREVLRSSEEHKGRLKTDSLQRLHATHNLMELLSAKHPGIPPTLRDDRLSEEAEQLRQHYMTKYDSEVADAHQALQPVLQNIKELKRKVKLNNPWWLDVIQKAIRCSTDDDLVSRIKNELTSSYKQQANKLTMAEKFRDACGLQFLLTTQMQDLMKSQKTVQDAVKSLEGPASKKVIDEVTICHLRPMRLPLNNCVFCKADVLFIDYESKLFSHTVKGQTAIFEEMIEDEEGLMDDRLPTTSRGLWAASETERSLKAILSFAKVKRMDPELVEEGNTFMELFEFWKKEYKVLHEYWMVLRNHVSAIDELGMATERLRVRLPDEPKPKLLHIIEPHEVEQNRLKLLNDQAMAKSQLQKKLGQFLYLTNLEKSQDKSTGGLNPEPCPICARPLGQEWAVLTCGHCFCNECIAIIVEQ, from the exons ATGAGTAGCCGAAGAAAGAGGGCCCCTCCTGTGAAGGTGGACGAAGACGCCAAGAAGAGGTTAAACTGGAACATGCTAGATGACCGCAAGAACGAGGAAATCCAGCTCGGTGAGCAGACACCGACCTGCTCCATTTTTCCTGTCGACCCTCCTCCCAGCAACTCCTTTCTCTCAACCGCCGAGGGTGTCCCGGAGGCTGCCTGCA GCAGCAGCTCTGTCCGTTTCCCAGAGGAGCCTCCAGGTACGTCCGCTGACAGCGGCTCGGCCTCCGCCTCCCTGGCCCTAAGTGTGGTGCCGGCTTTGAAGCTGGGCCACAGCTGGAAGGCGCTGATCGGGGAGTTCAGCGTCCGGCCAGCTTGGATCCCATCTGACTGTGAACTGAGAGCTTTGGTGCTCCACAGGATGGGTGAGCAGCTTCGCCTCAGCTACGGCGGCTGTGATGAGAGCTCAGGGCTGCAGTGGAGTGCTGAGGAGGACGTCTGCACAGCGGAGTGCAGCCTCAGTGGGATCCTGCTGGAGGACCTCGACTGGATGCAGAAGAGGAAGGTGGTGCAGCTCTGCCACCAGGCCAAAGAGAGCTCCGTCAAG GTGGGGATTTACTTGCTGGAAACTGGGCTCGGGAAGCCCGAGTACCTCAGCGAGGGAAACGCTCGGATGAAGAAAGCAAATCAATTAATGCAGAAGTTGATGGAGTATTTCTACGATTTCATTATCCCCG AAGTTGTAGAGAATgagaatgaggaggaggaatgtgACACTGACCTGGAGAGGCAAAATGTGGAGGAGCTCTATGATTTCGTCAGACATCTGCACCAGAGAGAGAGCCAGGAGGTGACGTATGACGTTCAGGACAACGCTCTTATTCCTGTTCTCAGACCCTATCAGAGCCAGGCTGTCAACTGGATgctgaagagagagaaatacagGAACACTACACCTAAAG AACAAATTCTGCATTTCCTCTGGCGGGAGGTGATCACTTTATGCGGAAAGAAGTTGTTCTACAACCCCTTTACCGGCTG cttaTTACGAGAATTTCCCCTGGCAGGTGTAGAGTGGCCTGGTGGGATCTTGGCTGATGAAATGGGGCTGGGAAAGACAGTGGAAGTTCTGGCTCTCATCCTGTTTCACCACCGACAGGACCTGGAGCAGGAGGCCCTCACCCTGCCTGTG GGGAAATCCGTGAATTATTTCGTACCTCCTCCTCCCCTAGAGAAAAAGGTTATCCGCTGCAAGTCTGAAGTTCAGCCTAAAATGAAAGTATCTTACCCAA CTGTGCGTGTCATGCTCCTCACTGCAATCAAGGCAATGAGATCTGGCAAAGGAGCCTCCGTCAACGCTGTCTTCACCTACATCCGTGCCACTTACGGTTATGACCTCCTAAAAAACCGCAACCACATCAAGAAGATGCTGGTGAAGCTGATCGACGAAGGCCTGGTCGACCGGGTCAAAGGCCGAGGCTTGGCGGGGTCATTTAAACTGGGAAagaactacaaagagacaaaaaagaccTTAACGGGAGCATCCAAGTCt AACTCCAGAAGCGCAGAGAGCGCGCCCAGGCAAATTTTTCAGAGACGAGCAAAAGAGAAGGCAGAAGCAGCGCTTCAGAACTCTCTTCTTACAGATGATCTGAGAGATCAGTACTCCCCTGCGTCGGACTGTCTAGAACCAGAGACAGCAACGAAGAAGGAATGGGATGAAAGTCTGAAGAAGAAAGCCGAAGACATGCTGGATCAGTCCAGGACAGCCTTACAGAGGACTCAGGATAAAAGCGAGTCAGAAACACAGGACGTTCCCAGGAATGATGAACTACCTGAAGAAAGAGGAGAATCTCTTCCGCTtgaatcagcagagacggaaaCCCCCACCAGAGCGTCTGTTGTCCCTTTCAACACACCGGACTACCGCTTTGAGTGCATCTGTGGTGAACTGGGCATTGTTGACTACAAGGCTCGTGTCCAGTGTATGAACTGCCAGCTGTGGCAGCATGCAGACTGTGTAAACTACAAAGAAGAAAGCCTTGAGACTACACCTTTCTACTGCCCCCACTGCCTGGTCGCCATGAAGCCCGTCTCCACCGGTGCCACCCTCATCATCTCCCCGAGTTCCATCTGCCACCAGTGGGTGGAGGAGATTAACCGGCACATCAGGTCCTCCTCGCTGCGAGTGCTG GTTTATCAGGGTGTGAAGAAGCATGGATTCATCCAGCCACACATGCTCGCTGAGCAGGATGTGGTCATCACCACCTACGACGTGCTGCGGTCAGAGCTCAACTACGTGGACATTCCCCACAGCAACAGCAAGGATGGACGCCGCTTCCGCAACCAGAAGCGCTACATGGCCATTCCCAGTCCTCTGGTTGCTGTGGAGTGGTGGCGCATCTGTCTGGACGAGGCTCAGATGGTTGAATGTCCCACTGCCAAG GCTGCAGAGATGGCTCTACGTCTCGCATCTGTCAACCGCTGGTGTGTCAGTGGCACTCCAGTCCAGAGAGGCTTAGAAG ATCTGTACGGCCTTGTACTTTTTCTGGGAGTTGACCCGTACTGGGTAAAACACTGGTGGGACCAGCTGCTTTATCGCCCTTATCGCCGTGGAAACACAGAGCCGCTGTACAATGTAATTGCTCAATTGTTATGGCGATCAGCTAAAAAAGACGTCATTGATCAG ATCCAGATCCCGCCTCAGACAGAGGAGGTGCACTGGCTGCACTTTTCCCCCGTCGAGGGACACTTCTACCACCGTCAGCACGAGGTCTGCTCCCAGGACGCTCTGGCCAAACTCAGGAAGATATCTGACTGGAGCCTGAAACTTGGCAGCCTCGACCGCCGCACCGTCCACACCATCCTGGGCCCGCTGCTGAGGCTGCGTCAGGCCTGCTGCCATCCACAGGCTGTGAGGGGGGAGTTCCTGCCCCTGCAGAAAAG CACCATGACGATGGAGGAGCTCCTTAAGTCCCTGCAGAAGAAATGTCGAGTGGAGTGTGAAGAAGCTCACAGACAATTGGTGTGCGCTCTCAATGGCCTGGCTGGAATACACATCATCAGAG ATGAGTTTGTAGAGGCAACAGAGATGTATAGAGAAGTGCTTCGTTCATCAGAAGAGCACAAAGGCAGGCTGAAAACAGATTCATTACAG CGACTTCATGCTACCCACAATTTGATGGAACTGCTCAGCGCAAAGCACCCTGGGATACCTCCCACGTTAAGAGATGACAGACTAAGTGAGGAG GCGGAGCAGCTGCGGCAGCACTACATGACCAAATACGACTCTGAGGTAGCAGACGCCCATCAGGCTTTGCAGCCGGTGCTACAGAATATCAAAGAGCTCAAACGCAAA GTGAAGCTGAATAATCCCTGGTGGCTGGATGTTATCCAGAAGGCGATCCGCTGCTCCACTGACGACGACCTGGTGTCCCGCATTAAAAATGAGCTGACGTCCAGCTACAAACAACAAGCCAACAAGCTCACCATGGCAGAAAA GTTCCGTGATGCCTGTGGTCTGCAGTTCCTACTCACCACACAAATGCAAGATCTGATGAAATCCCAAAAGACTGTGCAGGACGCGGTGAAGAGTCTCGAAGGTCCGGCTTCAAAGAAAGTGATTGATGAGGTCACCATTTGTCACCTCAGGCCTATGAGACTGCCACTCAATAA ttgtgttttttgcaaagcgGATGTACTTTTCATCGATTATGAGTCCAAGCTGTTTTCTCACAC GGTGAAGGGTCAGACGGCCATCTTTGAAGAAATGATTGAAGATGAAGAGGGGCTGATGGACGACCGTCTCCCCACCACCAGCCGAGGTCTGTGGGCAGCCAGCGAGACTGAGCGCTCGCTCAAAGCCATCTTGTCTTTTGCCAAAGTTAAACGCATGGACCCGGAGTTGGTGGAGGAGGGTAACACTTTCATGGAGCTGTTTGAGTTCTGGAAGAAAGAGTACaag GTGCTGCATGAGTACTGGATGGTGCTGAGGAACCACGTGTCGGCCATCGATGAGCTGGGTATGGCCACCGAGAGACTACGTGTGCGTCTGCCCGATGAACCCAAGCCCAAACTGCTGCACATCATCGAGCCACATGAG GTGGAGCAGAACAGACTGAAGCTTTTGAACGACCAGGCCATGGCCAAGTCTCAACTCCAAAAGAAGCTTGGCCAGTTTCTGTATCTCACAAATCTGGAGAAg TCCCAGGACAAGTCTACTGGAGGGCTGAACCCAGAGCCGTGCCCCATCTGTGCCCGGCCTCTGGGACAGGAG